The Planococcus liqunii genome includes a region encoding these proteins:
- the secY gene encoding preprotein translocase subunit SecY: MFQTISNFMRVTDIRNKIFFTLLMLVIFRLGTFIPVPNVDAAVLQATDQAGLIGFLNTFGGGALANFSILAMGIMPYITASIIVQLLQMDVVPKFAEWAKQGEVGRRKLAQFTRYFTIVLAFIQAIGMSYGFNQIYGGSLIQNDTIATYAVIAIVLTGGTAFLLWLGEQITAKGVGNGISIIIFAGIVAAIPGAINQLYAQQIEGAGDQLPINLAIMALLALAVVAVTVLVIYVQQALRKIPIQYAKRVAGRGQTTNAQQTHLPLKVNSAGVIPVIFAVAFIITPQTIASFFGANAFTDAVQNTFDYTRPVGMIIYVALIIAFTYFYAFIQVNPENMSDNLKKQGAYIPGIRPGKNTQDYLTSVLYRLTFVGAIFLAVIAVMPILFINLAGLPQSAQIGGTSLLIIVGVALETMKQLESQLVKRHYKGFMK, translated from the coding sequence ATGTTTCAGACAATCTCTAATTTTATGCGCGTGACTGATATTCGAAATAAAATTTTCTTTACATTACTGATGCTCGTCATTTTCCGGCTCGGAACTTTCATTCCGGTGCCTAATGTCGATGCAGCAGTTCTGCAAGCTACCGATCAAGCTGGCTTGATTGGATTCTTAAATACTTTCGGTGGAGGCGCCCTTGCTAACTTTTCGATTTTAGCGATGGGGATCATGCCATACATTACAGCGTCAATCATCGTGCAATTATTGCAGATGGACGTTGTACCGAAATTTGCTGAGTGGGCGAAACAAGGAGAAGTCGGAAGACGGAAACTTGCTCAATTCACTCGCTACTTCACAATTGTACTAGCCTTTATTCAAGCGATCGGCATGTCTTACGGATTCAACCAGATTTATGGTGGATCTTTAATTCAGAACGATACGATTGCAACTTATGCAGTCATCGCGATTGTTTTGACTGGCGGTACAGCTTTTCTACTGTGGCTTGGTGAGCAGATTACGGCAAAAGGTGTGGGGAACGGTATTTCGATTATCATCTTCGCTGGGATTGTCGCTGCAATACCTGGAGCTATCAACCAATTATATGCTCAGCAGATCGAAGGAGCTGGAGATCAACTCCCAATCAATCTTGCTATCATGGCATTGCTGGCATTAGCAGTTGTTGCTGTTACTGTATTGGTCATTTATGTTCAGCAAGCGCTGCGCAAAATTCCAATCCAGTATGCAAAACGCGTTGCTGGCCGCGGCCAGACAACGAATGCACAACAAACGCATTTACCTTTGAAAGTAAACTCGGCTGGGGTTATTCCAGTAATCTTCGCAGTGGCGTTTATCATCACGCCGCAAACCATTGCTTCATTCTTTGGTGCCAACGCGTTTACGGATGCGGTCCAGAATACGTTTGACTACACGCGTCCAGTCGGCATGATTATTTATGTCGCTTTGATTATTGCATTCACGTACTTCTACGCATTCATTCAGGTGAACCCTGAAAACATGTCGGATAACCTGAAAAAGCAAGGTGCTTATATTCCAGGAATCCGCCCGGGTAAAAATACGCAAGATTATTTAACAAGTGTGTTGTACCGTTTAACATTTGTCGGAGCTATTTTCCTAGCAGTCATTGCGGTTATGCCGATCCTTTTCATCAACCTTGCGGGCTTGCCCCAATCGGCTCAAATCGGCGGTACTAGCCTTCTGATTATCGTAGGGGTAGCACTGGAGACGATGAAACAACTGGAATCGCAACTTGTTAAACGTCATTATAAAGGCTTTATGAAATAA
- a CDS encoding adenylate kinase codes for MNIVLMGLPGAGKGTQADKIVEKYDIPHISTGDMFRAAIKGGTKLGLEAKSFMDQGALVPDEVTIGIVRERLSAVDCAEGFLLDGFPRTVPQAEALESLLADLGKRIEHVVNIQVEQDELIARLTGRWICKVCGTAYHTAFNPPQVEGVCDKDGGELYQREDDKPETVTKRLEVNINQTQPLLDFYGDKGVLKNIDGQQDIQKVFADIDALLKGDRG; via the coding sequence ATGAATATCGTATTAATGGGTCTGCCGGGTGCCGGCAAAGGTACACAAGCAGACAAAATTGTTGAGAAGTACGACATCCCTCATATTTCTACAGGTGATATGTTCCGTGCCGCCATCAAAGGCGGAACGAAACTAGGCTTGGAAGCAAAATCGTTCATGGATCAAGGGGCATTAGTGCCTGATGAAGTGACTATCGGTATCGTCCGTGAGCGTCTTAGTGCAGTGGATTGTGCAGAAGGCTTTCTATTAGATGGCTTTCCGCGTACAGTCCCACAAGCTGAAGCGCTGGAATCTCTTCTTGCCGACCTCGGCAAAAGAATCGAGCATGTCGTAAACATCCAAGTTGAACAAGATGAACTAATTGCACGTTTAACAGGCCGATGGATCTGTAAAGTTTGTGGAACTGCTTACCATACTGCGTTCAATCCTCCTCAAGTTGAGGGAGTTTGCGACAAAGATGGCGGAGAACTCTACCAGCGTGAAGATGATAAGCCTGAAACCGTCACGAAACGTTTAGAAGTCAACATTAACCAAACACAGCCGCTTCTTGATTTCTATGGAGACAAAGGCGTGCTGAAAAATATAGATGGACAGCAGGACATTCAAAAAGTATTTGCTGACATTGATGCTCTTCTAAAGGGCGACCGAGGTTAA
- the infA gene encoding translation initiation factor IF-1 → MAKDDVIEIEGTVVETLPNAMFKVELENGHTILAHVSGKIRMHFIRILPGDKVTVELSPYDLTRGRITYRFK, encoded by the coding sequence ATGGCGAAAGACGATGTAATCGAAATTGAAGGAACAGTCGTTGAGACTTTGCCTAACGCGATGTTTAAAGTGGAACTGGAGAACGGCCATACGATTCTTGCGCATGTATCCGGCAAGATCCGCATGCACTTCATCCGCATTCTGCCAGGGGATAAAGTTACAGTAGAATTATCTCCTTACGATTTAACACGCGGTCGTATCACATACCGTTTTAAATAA
- the rpmJ gene encoding 50S ribosomal protein L36, translating into MKVRPSVKPICEKCKVIRRNGKVMVICENPKHKQRQG; encoded by the coding sequence ATGAAAGTGAGACCATCTGTAAAACCGATCTGTGAAAAATGTAAAGTTATTCGCAGAAACGGTAAAGTAATGGTAATCTGTGAAAATCCGAAACACAAACAAAGACAAGGCTAA
- the rpsM gene encoding 30S ribosomal protein S13 yields the protein MARIAGVDIPRDKRVVISLTYIFGIGKTTAQKVLASAGISEDTRVRDLTEDELNNIREQLDQYKIEGDLRREVSMNIKRLMEIASFRGIRHRRGLPVRGQNTKNNARTRKGPRKTVANKKK from the coding sequence ATGGCACGTATTGCTGGTGTTGACATTCCGCGCGACAAACGCGTTGTTATTTCATTAACATACATTTTCGGTATTGGTAAAACTACGGCTCAGAAAGTACTTGCTTCTGCTGGTATCTCTGAAGATACACGCGTTCGTGATCTTACTGAAGACGAGTTGAACAATATCCGTGAACAATTGGATCAATACAAAATTGAAGGTGACCTTCGCCGTGAAGTATCAATGAACATCAAACGCTTGATGGAAATTGCAAGCTTCCGTGGCATCCGCCACCGCCGTGGACTACCTGTACGCGGTCAAAATACGAAGAACAATGCGCGTACGCGTAAAGGTCCTCGTAAAACTGTAGCGAACAAGAAAAAATAA
- the rpsK gene encoding 30S ribosomal protein S11, producing MARKQQTRKRRVKKNIESGIAHIRSTFNNTIVTITDMQGNAVSWSSAGALGFRGSRKSTPFAAQMAAETAAKTSIEHGLKTLEVTVKGPGSGREAAIRALQAAGLEVTAIKDVTPVPHNGCRPPKRRRV from the coding sequence ATGGCACGTAAACAACAAACTCGTAAGCGTCGTGTGAAAAAGAATATCGAATCAGGTATTGCTCACATCCGCTCAACATTTAACAACACAATTGTTACAATTACAGATATGCAAGGGAACGCAGTATCATGGTCAAGCGCTGGTGCTCTAGGATTTAGAGGTTCTCGTAAATCTACACCTTTCGCTGCTCAAATGGCTGCTGAAACCGCTGCTAAAACTTCAATTGAACACGGTCTTAAAACTCTAGAAGTTACAGTTAAAGGTCCTGGTTCAGGTCGTGAGGCTGCAATCCGTGCGCTTCAAGCTGCCGGACTAGAAGTTACAGCTATCAAAGATGTAACTCCAGTACCTCATAACGGTTGCCGTCCACCGAAACGCCGCCGCGTGTAA
- a CDS encoding DNA-directed RNA polymerase subunit alpha: MLEIEKPKIETVEIDSSSKYGKFVVEPLERGYGTTLGNSLRRILLSSLPGAAVTSIQIDGVLHEFSTVEGVEEDVASIILNIKKLALKIYSDEEKVIEIDVKGDGTVTAADITHDSDVEILNPDLYIATIAKGGHLRMRMYANRGRGYARADQNKRDDLPIGVIPVDSIYTPVSRVNFQVENTRVGQLANFDKLSLDVWTDGSIGPKEAIALGAKIFTEHLNIFVGLTDEAQTAEIMVEKEEDQKEKVLEMTIEELDLSVRSYNCLKRAGINTVHELASKSEDDMMKVRNLGRKSLEEVKVKLEDLGLGLRKED; this comes from the coding sequence ATGCTCGAAATAGAAAAACCAAAAATTGAAACGGTCGAGATCGACAGCAGTTCCAAATATGGAAAATTTGTTGTTGAACCGCTTGAGCGTGGATATGGAACCACTTTAGGTAACTCCTTACGTCGAATCTTACTTTCATCTTTACCAGGCGCTGCTGTTACTTCGATTCAAATTGACGGTGTATTACACGAATTCTCCACTGTTGAAGGTGTAGAAGAAGATGTAGCCTCTATCATTTTGAACATTAAGAAGCTGGCTTTGAAAATTTACTCTGACGAAGAAAAAGTCATTGAAATTGACGTCAAAGGTGATGGAACGGTTACGGCTGCAGATATCACGCACGACAGTGACGTGGAAATTTTGAATCCGGATTTATATATTGCAACGATCGCTAAAGGCGGCCACCTACGTATGCGCATGTATGCGAACCGAGGCCGTGGATATGCACGTGCAGATCAGAACAAACGTGACGATTTGCCGATTGGCGTTATCCCGGTTGATTCAATCTATACGCCTGTTTCACGTGTTAACTTCCAAGTAGAAAATACACGAGTGGGTCAACTCGCTAATTTCGACAAATTATCTCTTGATGTTTGGACAGATGGCAGCATTGGTCCAAAAGAGGCAATCGCACTTGGGGCTAAAATCTTTACTGAGCATTTAAATATCTTCGTGGGATTGACTGACGAGGCACAAACGGCTGAAATCATGGTTGAAAAAGAAGAAGACCAAAAAGAAAAAGTGCTTGAGATGACTATCGAAGAACTTGATCTTTCGGTTCGCTCTTACAACTGCTTAAAACGTGCGGGTATCAACACGGTACACGAACTGGCAAGCAAGTCGGAAGACGACATGATGAAAGTCCGCAACCTTGGACGCAAATCACTAGAAGAAGTTAAAGTGAAGTTGGAAGATTTGGGTCTAGGCCTTCGCAAAGAAGACTGA
- the rplQ gene encoding 50S ribosomal protein L17, with protein MRKLQRTSSQRKALLRDLTTDLIVHERIQTTEARAKEVRSTVEKMITLGKRGDLHARRKAAAYIRRELVTSTDAEGNENTIFALQKLFDDVAPRYAERQGGYTRIMKMGPRRGDGAPIVIIELV; from the coding sequence ATGAGAAAGCTTCAACGTACAAGTTCTCAACGTAAAGCACTATTACGTGACCTTACAACAGACTTAATCGTACATGAGCGCATTCAAACGACTGAAGCTCGTGCGAAAGAAGTGCGTTCGACTGTAGAAAAAATGATTACGCTTGGTAAACGTGGAGATCTTCACGCACGCCGTAAAGCTGCAGCATATATCCGCCGTGAGCTAGTAACATCTACTGACGCAGAAGGTAACGAAAACACAATCTTTGCTTTGCAAAAATTGTTTGATGACGTTGCTCCACGCTACGCAGAACGCCAAGGCGGCTACACGCGTATCATGAAAATGGGTCCTCGTCGCGGAGACGGTGCACCAATCGTTATTATCGAATTAGTTTAA
- a CDS encoding energy-coupling factor ABC transporter ATP-binding protein, producing MNSIIMSFKDVTFTYTPDDQSVRPAVADLSFSIEEGEWIALVGHNGSGKSTIAKLMNGLLFPQAGEVAAMNLTMSEESLWDIRSQMGMVFQNPDNQFVGATVQDDVAFALENNGVPHEEMVVRVKESLRQVKMEEFLDHEPHHLSGGQKQRVAIAGALALRPRLLILDEATSMLDPQGRMEVIETIRELREETGLTVISITHDLEEAALADRIIVMNAGRKHKEGTPEEVFLTGNELTTLGLDLPFAMRMTHLLREAGVQVLGEHMTEDELVEELWTFYSKK from the coding sequence ATGAATTCGATTATTATGTCATTCAAAGATGTGACATTTACATATACGCCGGACGATCAGTCGGTAAGGCCCGCAGTAGCGGACCTGTCCTTTTCAATAGAAGAAGGGGAATGGATCGCTTTAGTCGGCCATAACGGCTCAGGCAAATCGACCATTGCCAAATTGATGAATGGATTGCTGTTTCCGCAAGCGGGAGAAGTGGCAGCAATGAACCTGACGATGTCCGAAGAGAGTTTATGGGATATCCGTTCCCAGATGGGGATGGTCTTCCAAAACCCGGACAACCAGTTTGTGGGAGCTACCGTGCAGGATGATGTTGCTTTTGCCTTAGAGAATAACGGAGTGCCTCATGAAGAGATGGTGGTTCGCGTGAAAGAATCTCTCCGCCAAGTAAAAATGGAAGAATTCCTGGACCATGAACCGCATCACCTTTCAGGGGGACAAAAGCAGCGGGTAGCCATAGCGGGTGCCCTGGCTCTACGGCCGCGGCTATTGATTTTGGACGAAGCCACTTCCATGCTCGATCCACAAGGGCGCATGGAAGTCATTGAGACCATCCGCGAACTGCGGGAAGAAACCGGCCTGACGGTTATTTCCATTACCCATGACTTGGAAGAGGCGGCGCTTGCAGACCGCATCATTGTGATGAATGCGGGCCGCAAGCACAAAGAAGGAACGCCGGAAGAAGTATTTCTGACCGGCAATGAACTGACAACGCTCGGCCTGGATCTGCCTTTTGCGATGCGCATGACGCATTTGCTGAGAGAAGCGGGTGTTCAGGTTTTAGGAGAACATATGACAGAAGACGAGCTGGTGGAGGAATTATGGACATTTTACTCCAAGAAGTAG
- a CDS encoding energy-coupling factor ABC transporter ATP-binding protein, whose translation MDILLQEVGYSYAMNTPFEKRALHNVNIHIPSGSYTAIIGHTGSGKSTVLQHLNALLKPTEGSVVIGEQQVDAKTKGKHLRDIRRQVGIVFQFPEQQLFDETVLKDIMFGPLNYGVSEEEASRRAHELVEQLGLPADVLEKSPFDLSGGQMRRVAIAGVLAMEPDVLVLDEPTAGLDPKGRREIMDLFHQLHISKGLTTVLVTHSMEDAARYADQVAIMHQGKCVATGEPKDIFSNEEQLLDYRLEPPRTIRLQRKFEEKLGIKLDSISLTEEALAKNLALAFLEGRAAE comes from the coding sequence ATGGACATTTTACTCCAAGAAGTAGGATACAGTTACGCCATGAATACGCCGTTTGAAAAAAGAGCGCTGCACAATGTCAATATCCATATTCCGTCCGGTTCGTATACAGCAATCATTGGCCATACGGGATCAGGGAAATCGACCGTTTTGCAGCATCTAAACGCTTTGCTGAAGCCAACCGAAGGGTCCGTGGTGATTGGTGAGCAGCAAGTGGATGCCAAGACAAAAGGCAAGCATTTGCGCGACATCCGCCGCCAAGTCGGCATTGTTTTTCAATTTCCAGAACAGCAGCTGTTCGATGAAACGGTGCTGAAAGACATCATGTTCGGGCCATTGAATTATGGCGTTTCTGAAGAAGAAGCAAGCCGGCGTGCCCATGAACTGGTGGAACAATTGGGATTGCCTGCTGACGTGTTAGAAAAATCGCCGTTTGATTTATCCGGTGGGCAAATGCGCCGTGTGGCCATTGCCGGTGTTCTGGCGATGGAGCCGGACGTATTGGTATTGGATGAACCGACAGCCGGACTGGATCCGAAAGGCCGGCGTGAAATCATGGATCTGTTTCATCAGCTTCATATTTCGAAGGGATTAACTACCGTGCTTGTGACGCATAGCATGGAAGACGCCGCCCGCTATGCCGATCAAGTCGCCATCATGCACCAAGGCAAATGCGTAGCGACAGGGGAGCCGAAAGACATTTTTTCAAATGAAGAGCAATTGCTCGATTACCGCCTGGAGCCGCCTCGGACGATTCGGCTCCAGCGGAAATTCGAGGAAAAGTTGGGGATAAAACTGGATAGCATCTCGCTGACTGAAGAAGCCCTGGCTAAAAACCTGGCCCTTGCTTTTTTGGAAGGACGTGCAGCCGAATGA
- a CDS encoding energy-coupling factor transporter transmembrane component T family protein → MMEKMIFGRFIPGDSFVHRMDPRAKILFVFLFIAIVFVANNTLTYLLLLAFTFFVVFLSKIRLYFLVNGLKPVFILLIFTFMLHIFFTKGGDLLFSFGFVEVYEEGLRQGIFISIRFLVLVFITSILTLTTSPISITDGIEVLLGPFKRIKLPVHELALMMSISLRFIPTLMDETGKILKAQMARGSDIGSGPLKKRIKAVVPLLIPLFVSAFKRAEDLATAMEVRGYRGGEGRTRYRQLDWRMRDTLSLLMLVGLTAVLWYFRT, encoded by the coding sequence ATGATGGAGAAAATGATATTTGGCCGTTTTATTCCAGGAGATTCTTTCGTCCATCGAATGGATCCACGGGCGAAAATTCTGTTTGTCTTTTTGTTTATTGCCATTGTTTTTGTGGCCAATAATACGCTGACGTATTTGCTCTTGCTGGCTTTTACCTTTTTTGTGGTGTTTTTATCAAAAATTCGCCTTTATTTCTTAGTGAATGGCTTAAAGCCGGTCTTTATTTTGTTGATTTTTACCTTTATGCTGCATATCTTCTTTACGAAGGGAGGCGACCTTCTTTTTAGCTTCGGTTTTGTTGAAGTTTATGAAGAGGGCCTTCGGCAAGGGATTTTCATCTCGATCCGCTTCCTGGTGCTGGTGTTCATCACGAGCATCTTAACGCTGACCACTTCACCAATTTCGATTACGGACGGCATCGAAGTGCTCTTGGGGCCATTTAAACGCATCAAACTGCCGGTCCATGAATTGGCGCTGATGATGTCGATCTCGCTGCGTTTTATTCCGACTTTGATGGATGAGACAGGAAAGATTTTAAAAGCGCAAATGGCAAGAGGTTCAGATATTGGCTCAGGTCCGTTGAAGAAGCGCATCAAAGCGGTCGTACCGCTCCTGATTCCTTTGTTTGTCAGTGCCTTTAAACGCGCTGAAGACTTGGCAACCGCCATGGAAGTGCGGGGCTACCGGGGAGGGGAAGGCAGAACACGCTACCGCCAGCTGGATTGGCGGATGAGAGATACGCTGAGCTTATTGATGCTGGTTGGATTAACGGCAGTGCTCTGGTATTTCCGGACGTAA
- the truA gene encoding tRNA pseudouridine(38-40) synthase TruA translates to MKRYKATISYDGSGFAGYQIQPDSRTVQQELMKVLKTIHKGETVQVVASGRTDAKVHATGQVIHFDSPLNIPLGGWLKALNVLLPEDIRVHAIEEADPSFHARYHTSGKTYRYKWDRAPIISPFTRNYMVHVKQRPDVEQMKQAAEAILGTHDFSSFCAANTGVVDKVRTVRRLELEEHGEELHMVIEGSGFLYNMVRIIAGTLMEVGTGRRAASDLAGIVAAADRSKAGKTAAAHGLYLENVAYES, encoded by the coding sequence ATGAAACGATACAAAGCAACCATTTCTTATGACGGTTCCGGGTTTGCAGGCTATCAGATCCAGCCGGATTCGCGTACCGTCCAGCAAGAATTGATGAAGGTTTTAAAAACGATCCATAAAGGGGAAACGGTCCAGGTCGTGGCGAGCGGGCGCACGGATGCCAAAGTGCATGCCACAGGCCAGGTGATCCATTTTGACAGCCCGCTCAATATTCCTTTGGGCGGCTGGCTAAAAGCGCTGAATGTGCTGCTCCCTGAAGATATCCGGGTGCATGCGATTGAGGAAGCGGATCCTTCTTTCCATGCGCGTTACCATACAAGCGGCAAGACTTACCGCTATAAATGGGACCGCGCCCCAATCATCAGCCCGTTTACGCGCAATTACATGGTACATGTCAAACAGCGCCCGGACGTGGAGCAAATGAAGCAAGCGGCAGAAGCGATTCTCGGCACCCATGATTTTTCAAGTTTCTGTGCAGCGAATACCGGTGTCGTGGACAAAGTCCGGACTGTCCGGCGCCTGGAGCTGGAAGAGCACGGGGAAGAATTGCATATGGTGATTGAAGGATCCGGCTTTCTGTACAATATGGTGCGCATCATTGCAGGCACTTTGATGGAAGTGGGAACCGGCCGACGAGCTGCTTCCGACCTTGCGGGAATTGTCGCAGCAGCGGACCGGAGCAAGGCGGGGAAAACCGCGGCAGCCCACGGCTTATACCTGGAAAATGTGGCTTACGAAAGCTGA
- the rplM gene encoding 50S ribosomal protein L13 translates to MRTTFMAKGHEVERKWLVVDAEGQTLGRLASEVASILRGKYKPTFTPNVDTGDHVIIINAEKIHLTGKKLTDKIYYRHTQYTGGLKQRTALEMRTNYPTKMLELAIKGMLPKNTLGRQQFKKLHVYAGPDHNHQAQQPEAYTLRG, encoded by the coding sequence ATGCGTACAACATTCATGGCTAAAGGTCACGAAGTCGAGCGTAAATGGTTAGTTGTCGATGCAGAAGGGCAAACTCTTGGACGTTTAGCTTCTGAAGTCGCTTCAATCTTACGCGGTAAATACAAACCAACATTCACACCAAACGTTGACACAGGTGATCACGTAATCATCATCAACGCTGAAAAGATTCACCTTACAGGCAAAAAACTTACTGACAAAATCTACTACCGCCACACGCAATACACAGGTGGTTTGAAACAGCGTACAGCTCTTGAAATGCGCACAAACTACCCAACAAAAATGCTTGAATTGGCTATCAAAGGGATGCTTCCTAAAAACACTTTAGGCCGTCAGCAGTTCAAAAAATTGCACGTATACGCTGGACCAGATCATAACCATCAAGCACAACAGCCAGAAGCTTACACGCTTCGCGGTTAA
- the rpsI gene encoding 30S ribosomal protein S9, which produces MAQVQYIGTGRRKNSTARVRLVPGDGTITINNRDVSDYVPYETLEQIIKQPLVATETLGSYDVLVNVRGGGFTGQAGAVRHGIARALLTVDPAFRPALKSAGLLTRDPRMKERKKPGLRSARRAPQFSKR; this is translated from the coding sequence TTGGCACAAGTTCAATATATTGGTACAGGTCGCCGTAAAAACTCTACAGCTCGCGTACGTTTAGTACCAGGAGACGGCACAATTACAATCAACAACCGTGACGTATCGGATTACGTTCCATACGAAACACTTGAACAAATCATCAAACAACCACTAGTAGCTACTGAAACTCTAGGAAGCTATGATGTGCTTGTAAACGTAAGAGGCGGAGGCTTCACAGGTCAAGCTGGAGCAGTACGCCACGGAATTGCACGCGCTCTACTTACTGTAGACCCTGCTTTCCGTCCAGCTTTGAAATCTGCTGGATTGCTAACTCGTGACCCACGTATGAAAGAGCGTAAGAAACCAGGTTTGCGTTCAGCTCGTCGTGCACCACAGTTCTCAAAACGTTAA
- a CDS encoding Mrp/NBP35 family ATP-binding protein has translation MLTEVQVRELLGELQDPFLHRSLTETNGITSVKIKEEKNHVSVKLAIAKTNTPEQMQMQMKVVEILKGAGAGSVGIRFEELAPETLAQFRGTANESEAQDLLSPLNKVEFISIASGKGGVGKSTVSVNLAVALARLGKKVGLIDADIYGFSVPDMMGIDKVPVVRGDTIIPVERFGVKVISMGFFVEDNMPVVWRGPMLGKVLDQFFRDVEWGDLDYLLLDLPPGTGDVALDIHQMLPASKEIVVTTPHPTAAFVAARAGAMAIQTDHEVLGVIENMSWFESKETGKKEYLFGQGGGPKLAEELQVPLLGQIPLGQPDWNEADFAPSVYLEDHPTGKIYGEIAEQILVQFAKK, from the coding sequence ATGTTGACTGAAGTACAAGTTCGCGAGTTACTCGGAGAGTTACAAGATCCGTTTTTACATAGATCGCTGACGGAAACAAACGGCATCACGTCTGTGAAAATAAAAGAAGAAAAAAACCACGTAAGCGTTAAGCTGGCGATTGCCAAAACGAATACGCCTGAACAGATGCAAATGCAAATGAAAGTGGTAGAAATTTTAAAAGGAGCGGGAGCCGGATCTGTCGGTATCCGCTTTGAAGAATTGGCACCCGAAACTTTGGCGCAGTTCCGTGGAACGGCAAATGAGTCGGAAGCACAGGATTTGCTGTCTCCACTGAATAAAGTCGAATTTATTTCGATTGCGAGCGGAAAAGGCGGCGTCGGTAAATCAACGGTTTCTGTCAACTTGGCGGTTGCCCTTGCACGCCTTGGCAAAAAAGTCGGTTTGATTGACGCTGACATTTACGGCTTTAGTGTTCCGGATATGATGGGAATCGATAAAGTGCCTGTGGTTCGCGGAGATACCATTATTCCGGTGGAGCGCTTTGGCGTGAAAGTAATTTCGATGGGCTTCTTTGTAGAAGACAATATGCCAGTAGTATGGCGCGGCCCAATGCTTGGAAAAGTGTTGGATCAATTCTTCCGCGATGTTGAGTGGGGAGACCTGGACTATCTTCTTCTCGATTTGCCGCCAGGAACAGGCGACGTTGCGTTGGACATCCACCAGATGCTGCCAGCTTCAAAAGAAATCGTCGTGACGACTCCACATCCGACTGCTGCATTCGTAGCAGCTCGTGCTGGTGCGATGGCTATTCAAACGGACCATGAAGTTCTAGGGGTTATTGAAAACATGTCTTGGTTTGAAAGCAAGGAAACAGGCAAGAAAGAATATTTATTCGGCCAAGGCGGAGGTCCTAAGCTTGCGGAAGAACTGCAAGTGCCATTGCTTGGTCAGATTCCTTTAGGCCAGCCGGATTGGAACGAAGCAGACTTTGCGCCGTCGGTATATCTTGAAGACCATCCGACCGGTAAAATTTACGGCGAAATTGCTGAACAGATTTTGGTTCAGTTTGCCAAAAAATAA
- a CDS encoding KinB-signaling pathway activation protein: MTIRNWVKFFFKALLIGGAVTGILGIFIRWNDIFSKPVANGEWGEVLAAFVWLVIIGLTMSIISQLCFFAYLTVHQIGMNIFRTLRLWNWIQVLIIVVVILDLIVFRFGPNAETSGQVWLYGILLAILLVTAFTTAYFKAKWTNKEAFISALFFMIVITTVEWLPALMVDAGNIDSWVTLLLFPFLAVNAYQLLVLPKYNEQSDIDRQKLEERRAARRAAAQASPKK, encoded by the coding sequence GTGACTATACGAAATTGGGTTAAATTTTTCTTTAAAGCGCTTTTAATCGGTGGAGCAGTAACCGGTATTCTCGGCATCTTCATCCGCTGGAATGATATATTTTCAAAGCCTGTAGCAAACGGTGAGTGGGGAGAAGTCCTTGCAGCATTTGTTTGGCTGGTCATTATCGGATTAACGATGAGCATTATCAGCCAGCTGTGCTTTTTCGCTTATTTGACGGTGCATCAGATCGGCATGAATATTTTCCGGACCTTGCGCCTGTGGAATTGGATCCAGGTGCTGATTATTGTAGTAGTAATTTTGGATTTAATCGTGTTTCGATTCGGTCCGAACGCAGAAACATCCGGACAGGTTTGGCTGTACGGCATCCTGTTGGCGATTCTGCTGGTAACAGCATTTACAACAGCGTACTTTAAAGCAAAATGGACAAACAAAGAAGCTTTCATTTCTGCTTTGTTCTTTATGATTGTCATTACAACGGTTGAATGGCTGCCGGCATTGATGGTAGACGCAGGAAACATCGACAGTTGGGTGACCTTATTGTTGTTTCCATTCCTGGCGGTAAATGCCTATCAACTATTGGTGCTGCCAAAATACAATGAGCAGTCTGATATTGACCGCCAGAAGCTGGAAGAGCGGCGGGCGGCACGGAGAGCTGCAGCACAAGCAAGCCCCAAAAAATAA